ACTTCATTCCGAAGCCGACGCGCAAAGGCCTGCAGATTCGTGAGATGGATCAGGCTCAGCGTAAGGCGGCGCTCGCCCTGTTGCGGGCCTCGCTCAGCCAGACCGGTTACGACAAAGCCGCGAAGATCATGGAGCTCGAGCTGCTGCTGGCCGAACTTGAGAAGACCCGCGTCGGTGGTCCGCTGCGCGATGCCGAGCGGTATTACTTCACCGTGTTCGACAAGCCGACGGCCGCCGGTCGTTGGGGGCTCAGCATCGAAGGGCATCACCTGTCGTTGAGCTTCGTGGTCGACGCCGGCCGTGTGGTGAGTTCGACGCCGACCGTGTACGCCACGAACCCGGCGATCGTGAAGGCGAGCGCCGTGCCGCAGATCAAAGTCGGCACGCGCGTGCTGGCCCTCGAAGAGACGCTGGCGTTCGACCTGTTGCGCTCGCTCACCGCCGAGCAGCGGAAGGGAGCGATCATCGCCGAGAAGGCTCCGGCCGAAATTCGCGCCGCCGGCGAACCACAGCCGCCGCAAGACGCGGCCGTCGGTTTGGACGCCGCCCAGTTGACCGCGGAGCAAGCTAAGACGTTGCGCCAGTTGCTCGCCGTCTATGCCGGGAACCTGCCGGAAGACGTGGCCGAGGCGCGGTTGTCGGCGATTGATCGGGCCGGCTTTGAGAAGATCAAGTTCGCCTGGGCCGGCGCCGATACCGAAGGAATCGGCCACTACTATCGCGTGCAGGGCCCGACCTTCTTGATCGAGTTCGTCAACGTCCAGCCCGACGCGGCAGGCAACCCGGCGAATCACATCCACTCGATCTGGCGTGACATGGCCGGCGACTTCGCAATCGCCGTCAAGAAGTAGACTAACCCGGTTCAACAACGGCCGCCCACGCCGTGATGCGGATGAAGCAAATGTCTCGACGCGACACGATTCTAACTTCCGTTGTTGCTGTTGGAATGTCATCGGAGCAGATGGAGTGCAGACTATAGCCCAGCAGCCGAAGGAAGATGCGAGTATCCCCGCTCAGGATAAGCCGAAAACGATAGGTGTTCTTCTCTTCCCTCGCTTTGAGACCCTAGAAGTCTTCGGGCCGGTCGAGATGTGGGGCAGCATGCCGGACTATGCAATCGCGATGGTTTCCGAGCACGGTGGATCCTCGTCTCCGCTCAAGGCGTAGAGCCCATCACGAGGCACTCGTTCGAGAATGCTACTCCGTTCGAGATTCTGATGGTTCCCGGCGGTGCGGGAACTCGCGTCGAAGTCGATAACGCCGTACTACTCGACTTTCTCCGCAAGCAAGATGAGAAGACGGAGTGGACGGCATCGGTGTGCACGGGCGCGGCCCTACTCGCTCGACCGGACTGCTCGATGGCCGTAGGGCGACGACGAATAAGCGAGCCTACGCCTGGGCGACAAGCCAATCGAAAGCCGTGCGCGTTGGGTCGTCGACGAAAAATACATCACCTCTTCGGGCGTCTCCGCCGGCATGGACATGGCGCGGGGTCTCGTCGAGTCCATCTACGGCAGATCTGCCGCCGAACGGAAAGCACTGGAAGCGGAGTACGTTTGGAACAGTGATCCCGGCAATGATCTTTTCGCTGAGCCTGAGTCCTTCGACGGGAGTCGAAAGAACCCATAGGCTGGATAGGTACGCATCATCCAAGTTGATTATCGAAATGCGCACTAGCGATCGCTTCAAAATCCATACGGCGTTGCGCCACCTGTCGCTTCGTCAATACGCGTTTTTCTCGAAAGAAAATGAGAGTCGACGAAAGAGATTGAAATAGTCCAAGTGCGGTATGGAATCACATCGTCCTTCGAGAAAAAGCGTGGTTTTTCCCGTGTTTCAGAACGAAAATTCGGGAACTAAAGGTCGCGAGTTTCGATTTTTTCGCAAGCTCTTTCTGACCAACGGCTTAACCGTCATCGTCGAAGCGACGCCATATCTCTGATACGCCTTTCACGACGCGCGACGGCGAACGAGCGACCTGGAATTGCGGCACGATCTTGTTCCGACGTGTCCGCGTGTGGATAGATTGCAGTGTCGGTATCGCGTTCACGATCGCTTACGCCGTTCGCCCTGGCTGGAAACATTCCACCGGATCGTCGGAAGGATCGTTGAGAACTATTTGAGACCCACCGGGACCTGTCACAGCATCTTCGGTCCGGAAGGTAACTCCAGTTGCTCGTAGCGTCGCGAATTCAGCAGCAAGGTCGATCACCTCCAAGATTGCACTCTTGCGATGTCATTTCCAAGCTCGCCCCGATTGTTGGGACCGAACACTTCGGTAGTTTGCGGCAGGCGCTGAGTAGTGTCGACTTGTTCATCGAGCGACACCTCGGCGTCGTCACGGTCGAGCTCATGGCAAGATTATGTCAACTGCGACGCAAGCGAGCCACGCTAAGCCCATGGGGCCGAAAGATTCGCGGTGAACCGAGCCTGTCCGAGCGACGGCTGCGATTGGGATCGCCAAGTGCTCATGACCACCATGGGGCGCTCCAGCGCATGACTGCTCCCAGAACTCCGCACAGCGTCGTCCCCCAAGCGATGTCAGCCAGTGTCATACGGAGCGTCCACTTTTCGAGGATCGCGAGATTCGTCAGGTCGTAGACGCCATACAGAACCAGTCCGAAAAGTGCCGCGCGACCGACTGCGCTCGGCCAAGTCGCATCGCTCGCCGGAGACGCGAAGATCACTAGGCCCGTCGGGATCAAAAGGTACACGACCAGCGCGGCCCCCCAGCGCGGTGCCAAGCCCCCGGCCTGTCTTCTCGCCAAGTCGCCGAGTTCGCGCGCGTAAAAGTCTTTCATGATCAGTCCGAGCCAGACCAGATCGAGCAGCAGACAAATCGGCACCACGATCACCAGCAACTTCCAAGTCATGATCGTCGTCTCCCGAGCTTGAAAAACGAATCGTAAGAATCGTCAACGATGCTGGCCGGCAGCCGCCGACTTCGTCCGGCGCGGTCGCTTGCCGATTAAGACCCGAGCCAGCGTTTCAAGCTGCCGCATCGTGTCGCAATACGCCGCGTAGTTCAGCCGTGTTCGCAAACTCTCGTTCAGAGCGCGTCCGCCGACGACGAGCGCCGTGCGCCGTCGTTCGCAAGCCTTCGCCAACAAGTCGATATCCGCCACGAATTCATGCTCGTCGGCGACGCTCGAAACGCAGAGACAGAGCACCTCGGGCCGAATCCGCTCGACGGCGCTCGTCAACGACGCCGTCGGAATGTGGTGGCCGAGCGATACCGCATGAAACCCCGCGGTGAGTAAAACCGTTTCGGCCATCGCGGGCGGCAACAAATAGTGGTCACCGTTCAGCGTAGCGCAAAGCGCCGTTCGCGACGACGACGAAGCCGGCAGTAATCGACGCAACTCATACAAGATCCGGATCACGATCTCGCAACCACGCCGCTCCTGGTAGACCTCGGCCTCGCGGCACGACCAGCGCTCACCGATCTCTCGGAACGCACCGGCGATCACTTCATCGCAGATCACGGCAGGCGAGTGATCGGCGACGAAGAGATCGAGGACGATCTGAAGTGCGCGGCGTTCGTCGCCGGCCAACAGGGCCTTCGTGAACTCCGGCCGCAAGCGATGTAGTCCGGCCGCCGAGCGCTCGCGCAATGCCGGCAAACCCAAGACATCCGGTGCGGCGAGCGGTCGTTTCTGCTCCCGTGCGAACTGGAGTAAATCGGACGCAGCAAGTTTGCGATGGCCCCCGGCCGTCCGCACGACCGGAATCAAACCGTCGTCGCACCACCGTTTCAGCGACGATTCGCTGACGCCGAAAGCCCGCGCAGCACGTGAGGGGGAGATCAAATCCATACGCAGATCTGTGAATGTTATGAACGATTTAAAAGCGACGGCCGGACCATATTTCGACAATATACATTGATTTCGCTCGAAAACCCATTATCTTTCATGAACGTTTTGAACGTTTTTAAGAACCAAGTCGCCTCTAGCTTCAATCACAGGCTCGTCGTGAGAATCGCCGTCATCGGGTCGGGAATCGCCGGCCTCACCGCCGCTCACCGCCTCCATGCGGCTCACGACGTGACGGTCCTCGAAGCGGCCGGCCGACCCGGCGGGCATGCTCAGACCGTCGATATCGAGACCCCCGAAGGAGAGCGTCTTGCGCTCGACACGGCGTTTATGGTCTACAATGATCGGACCTATCCTCACTTCGTGCGACTCTTAGCCGAGCTCAACGTCACATCGCGGCCGACCTCGATGAGCTTCAGTGTCAGCGATCCGCACTCGGGTATCGAATACAACGGCGGCTCACTCGGCGGTCTCTTCGCTCAACCGCGAAATCTGTTCCGTCTCGACTTCCTCAAGATGCTGCGCGACATCGCTCGATTCAACCGTGAAGGGCGCACTTATTCGGCCGATTCGATCGGCGCCGTTACTTTGGGTGACTTTCTGGCCGCACGTCGATATGGCCGACAGTTCATCGACCACTACCTCCTGCCGATGGGAGCGGCCATTTGGTCGTGCCCGACGGGGACGTTCGCCGAGTTCTCAATGGAGTTCGTCGTAGCCTTCTTCCGCAACCACGGCCTACTCGACTTGGTCGATCGGCCTACCTGGCGCGTCATCACCGGCGGGTCGCGGACGTATGTCGAGGCAATGGTTCGCGGCTTTCGCGATCGGCTCCGGTTGAACACGCCGGTCGTGTCGGTTCGTCGCAACGCTCTTGACGTCGAGGTTCGGACGGCACACGGCTCCATCGCAAGCTTCGATCATATAGTCTTCGCCTGCCACAGTGATCAAGCTCTTCGCATCCTCGGTTCGGACGCGACAGTGACCGAGCGCGAACTCCTTTCGGCGTTCCCCTATCAGCGCAATTCCGCGGTGCTGCACACCGACGAGAACCTACTTCCCCGCGCACGTCGAGCCCGCGCTTGCTGGAACGTCGGTCTGACCGGCGATCCGAAAGCGCCGGCGGTGACGACCTACGATCTCAACCTCCTGCAAGGGATTCGCTCGGAGCGAACCTACTGCGTCACGCTCAATGCCGACCGACGCATCGACCCAAGATGCGTGCTCGGCACTTTCGAGTATCACCATCCGAATTTCACGGTCGGGAGCCGAGCTGCGCAGGAACGGCACGCCGAATTGATCGATGTGAATCGAACGTCTTTTTGCGGGGCCTATTGGCGCAACGGCTTTCACGAAGACGGAGTCGTCAGCGCCGAGCGTGTGGTTGCGGCCCTCATCCGCTCGCACAACTCCCCGGCCCGGTCAACTCCGCGCATTCCGACGATGGCGTCGACGGAGTTCGCACCATGACGTTCCGGAGTTGTCTTTACGAAGGCGTGGTTCGCCATCGGCACCGTACCGCACAGTCGCATTCGTTTCGCAATCGGCTTTTCATGGTTTACCTCGATCTCGCCGAAGTCGCGCAAGTATTTCGCGACCGCTGGTTCTGGTCCGCGGACGGTCCGAACATCGCTTGGTTTCGTCGAGCCGATCACCTAGGCCCATCCGATCGGCCGCTTGATGAATCCGTGCGTGATTTGGTTGCGGAACGTTTAGATCGTCGCCCATCGGGACCGATTCGGTTGCTCACGCACTTACGCTACTTCGGATTCGTCATGAATCCGATCAGCATCTACTACTGCTACGACGCCGAAGAGCGGCTCGATGCGGTGGTCGCCGACGTGACGAGCACGCCGTGGAACGAACGGCACTGCTATGTGCTCGACGCCCGCCGCACGACGACCGACGCGATCGAGGCTCATGCGAGAAAGGAAATGCACGTCTCGCCGTTTCTGGAAATGAACTACGACTATCGGTTTCGATTTGCCGAGCCTGGAGACAACCTGACGTTCACTGTGGCGAACCTGCGGCACGGTTATACGGATATCGACTTCGACGCGAGCTTGGATCTGCGACGCCGCCCTCTCGACGGCCGCCAAGCGGCGTACGTTTTGCTTCGCTATCCGGCGATGACGGCCCAAGTGTTTTTCAACATATACGCACAAGCTCTCCGCCTGTGGTGGAAACGTGTTCCGTTCGTGCCGCACCCATTTCGCAACGATGTGACACGGAGCGATGACGATCGAAGCGACTACCGTCTCGGCGACAGCGCAACAACGACTCCCGAAGCGAGGTCTGATCTTCCCGTATGATTGAAATCGCTCCGAAACATCGAAACTCTCCTGCTCCGGCGGCTTGGCTCGATCGCTTGGCACGGCGTCTTCTCCTCGACCGAATGAAGAACTTCGATCGGGGTGAGCTTGTTCTACAAGA
The Planctomycetia bacterium genome window above contains:
- a CDS encoding DUF1365 domain-containing protein, coding for MTFRSCLYEGVVRHRHRTAQSHSFRNRLFMVYLDLAEVAQVFRDRWFWSADGPNIAWFRRADHLGPSDRPLDESVRDLVAERLDRRPSGPIRLLTHLRYFGFVMNPISIYYCYDAEERLDAVVADVTSTPWNERHCYVLDARRTTTDAIEAHARKEMHVSPFLEMNYDYRFRFAEPGDNLTFTVANLRHGYTDIDFDASLDLRRRPLDGRQAAYVLLRYPAMTAQVFFNIYAQALRLWWKRVPFVPHPFRNDVTRSDDDRSDYRLGDSATTTPEARSDLPV
- a CDS encoding B12-binding domain-containing protein, producing MDLISPSRAARAFGVSESSLKRWCDDGLIPVVRTAGGHRKLAASDLLQFAREQKRPLAAPDVLGLPALRERSAAGLHRLRPEFTKALLAGDERRALQIVLDLFVADHSPAVICDEVIAGAFREIGERWSCREAEVYQERRGCEIVIRILYELRRLLPASSSSRTALCATLNGDHYLLPPAMAETVLLTAGFHAVSLGHHIPTASLTSAVERIRPEVLCLCVSSVADEHEFVADIDLLAKACERRRTALVVGGRALNESLRTRLNYAAYCDTMRQLETLARVLIGKRPRRTKSAAAGQHR
- a CDS encoding DUF2177 family protein yields the protein MTWKLLVIVVPICLLLDLVWLGLIMKDFYARELGDLARRQAGGLAPRWGAALVVYLLIPTGLVIFASPASDATWPSAVGRAALFGLVLYGVYDLTNLAILEKWTLRMTLADIAWGTTLCGVLGAVMRWSAPWWS
- a CDS encoding FAD-dependent oxidoreductase, whose translation is MRIAVIGSGIAGLTAAHRLHAAHDVTVLEAAGRPGGHAQTVDIETPEGERLALDTAFMVYNDRTYPHFVRLLAELNVTSRPTSMSFSVSDPHSGIEYNGGSLGGLFAQPRNLFRLDFLKMLRDIARFNREGRTYSADSIGAVTLGDFLAARRYGRQFIDHYLLPMGAAIWSCPTGTFAEFSMEFVVAFFRNHGLLDLVDRPTWRVITGGSRTYVEAMVRGFRDRLRLNTPVVSVRRNALDVEVRTAHGSIASFDHIVFACHSDQALRILGSDATVTERELLSAFPYQRNSAVLHTDENLLPRARRARACWNVGLTGDPKAPAVTTYDLNLLQGIRSERTYCVTLNADRRIDPRCVLGTFEYHHPNFTVGSRAAQERHAELIDVNRTSFCGAYWRNGFHEDGVVSAERVVAALIRSHNSPARSTPRIPTMASTEFAP
- a CDS encoding DUF3500 domain-containing protein — its product is FIPKPTRKGLQIREMDQAQRKAALALLRASLSQTGYDKAAKIMELELLLAELEKTRVGGPLRDAERYYFTVFDKPTAAGRWGLSIEGHHLSLSFVVDAGRVVSSTPTVYATNPAIVKASAVPQIKVGTRVLALEETLAFDLLRSLTAEQRKGAIIAEKAPAEIRAAGEPQPPQDAAVGLDAAQLTAEQAKTLRQLLAVYAGNLPEDVAEARLSAIDRAGFEKIKFAWAGADTEGIGHYYRVQGPTFLIEFVNVQPDAAGNPANHIHSIWRDMAGDFAIAVKK